Proteins encoded within one genomic window of Rhinolophus sinicus isolate RSC01 linkage group LG05, ASM3656204v1, whole genome shotgun sequence:
- the GPATCH11 gene encoding G patch domain-containing protein 11: MAEEEDYMSDSFINVQEDVRPGLPMLRQIREARRKEEKQQEANLKNRQKSLKEEEQERRDIGLKNALGCENKGFALLQKMGYKSGQALGKSGDGIVEPIPLKVKTGKSGIGHEASLKRKAEEKLENYRRKSHMKNQTEAKAAEEFRMRLKNKQDEMKLEGDLRRSQRACQQLDTQKNIQVPREAWYWLRPEEETEEEEEEEEEKEQDEDEYNSEDLSVLDKLQILTSYLREEHLYCIWCGTAYEDKEDLSSNCPGPTSADHD, encoded by the exons ATGGCAGAAGAAGAGGACTATATGTCTGATTCCTTCATTAATGTCCA AGAAGATGTCAGACCAGGATTGCCAATGTTGAGGCAAATTCGAGAAGCCCGtcgaaaagaagaaaagcagcagGAAGCTAATTTGAAAAACAGGCAGAAGAGTCTAaaggaagaagaacaagaaagacGTGACATTGGGTTGAAGAACGCACTAGGCTGTGAAAACAAAGGGTTTGCTTTGCTCCAGAAGATGGGATATAAAAGTGGTCAGGCCCTTGGCAAGAGTG gAGATGGTATTGTTGAACCAATTCCCCTCAAAGTCAAAACAG GGAAAAGTGGCATTGGTCATGAAGCATCATTAAAACGGAAAGCagaggaaaaattagaaaactatagAAGAAAGAGTCACATGAAAAACCAAACTGAAGCAAAAGCTGCAGAAGAGTTTCG aatgCGACTTAAAAATAAGCAAGATGAAATGAAGCTAGAAGGAGATCTTAGAAGAAGCCAGCGAGCCTGTCAACAATTGGATACTCAGAAG AATATTCAGGTTCCCAGGGAGGCCTGGTACTGGTTGAGGCCTGAAGAAGAGacggaagaagaggaagaggaagaggaagaaaaagaacaagatgaaGATGAATATAACAGTGAAGATTTAAGT GTCCTGGACAAGTTACAAATATTGACCAGTTATTTAAGAGAAGAACATCTCTATTGTATTTGGTGTGGAACAGCCTATGAAg ATAAAGAAGACCTGTCTTCCAATTGCCCAGGACCAACTTCTGCAGATCAT